The Lycium barbarum isolate Lr01 chromosome 12, ASM1917538v2, whole genome shotgun sequence genome includes a region encoding these proteins:
- the LOC132623805 gene encoding myb-related protein 306-like has translation MGRPPCCDKIEVKKGPWTPEEDIMLVSFVQQHGPGNWRSVPTHTGLRRCSKSCRLRWTNYLRPGIKRGSFTDQEEKMIIQLQALLGNKWAAIASYLPERTDNDIKNYWNTHLTKKLKKLEASSGSDSYSSDGQCLSSLNSTSRGQWERTLQTDINIAKQALQNALSLDKSSPIPDYTITDVKPNIKQEGKISTSTYASSAENIAKLLKQWTTSDSTNNSEQSKTSTSTQLSCNNNAMTEYSSSFESLESFEPSSQAATPEAGKFHGESKREVDDEVPLSVMLESWLFDENDDLLI, from the exons ATGGGGAGACCACCTTGTTGTGATAAAATAGAGGTGAAGAAAGGACCATGGACTCCTGAAGAAGATATTATGTTGGTCTCTTTTGTGCAACAACATGGTCCAGGCAATTGGAGATCAGTTCCTACTCATACAG gGTTGCGCAGATGTAGCAAGAGCTGCAGGCTAAGGTGGACTAACTACCTCAGACCAGGAATCAAGAGGGGTAGCTTCACTGATCAAGAGGAGAAGATGATTATCCAGCTTCAAGCTCTTTTAGGCAACAA ATGGGCTGCAATAGCTTCATATCTCCCGGAGAGAACGGATAACGACATCAAAAACTATTGGAATACCCATTTAACGAAGAAGCTGAAGAAGCTTGAAGCAAGCTCTGGTAGTGATTCATACTCTAGTGATGGACAATGTTTATCATCTTTAAATTCAACATCCAGGGGCCAGTGGGAAAGGACACTTCAAACTGATATAAACATAGCCAAACAAGCTTTACAAAATGCCTTGTCACTAGATAAATCAAGCCCAATTCCCGACTATACAATTACTGATGTGAAGCCAAACATAAAACAAGAAGGGAAAATTTCTACTTCTACTTACGCATCAAGTGCTGAAAACATAGCCAAATTACTCAAACAATGGACCACAAGTGATTCCACGAATAATTCTGAGCAGTCAAAGACTTCAACAAGTACTCAACTCTCTTGTAATAACAATGCCATGACCGAATATTCGTCTTCATTTGAATCACTCGAGTCATTTGAACCATCTTCTCAGGCTGCGACACCTGAGGCTGGTAAATTTCATGGAGAAAGCAAGAGAGAAGTGGATGATGAAGTCCCATTGTCAGTAATGCTGGAGAGTTGGTTGTTTGATGAAAATGACGATTTACTAATttag